In one Sphingobacterium daejeonense genomic region, the following are encoded:
- a CDS encoding DUF4270 family protein, translated as MIKHLRIILFATLGLSAALFTVSCDKDMSISLDNDKLDNLLVTEDDTLTASVATLQMLNIPTSGTSVILVGKISQPTTGSIKSTSYFRLNPAGITNDIPTNANFDSLNLVLVPSSRRIVYGDTTKLLSISAHRLTQSLETKTIDNSLTGLPTPVYISAPAIFGQQKFNYATEALGSVNFRPKVNKTDTVSMRLNDALGKEFFSKIKASDIAFNSASNFQEYFKGLSLVPAETNTAMIGFSDTLQVRVNYSFIGSDGFKKNGSKVLSLSERTLQYNHIEKNVSGTSFAGLTTEKPIESSATSGVTYVQGGSGVVTEIKFPALKEFLLQPGVAINKAELEIELETPHTGMFPAIPNPILMLADSRVAVNYLRDPFGSDPQFGTYIVGNNTGVKGKYLFNLIQYIKSATEANAEDKSLFLTLAPTMGLGFTPYTSVLATENNKPKVKLNIVYTKFK; from the coding sequence ATGATTAAACATTTACGAATTATTCTTTTTGCTACCCTTGGTTTAAGTGCTGCATTATTTACTGTGAGTTGCGATAAAGATATGTCAATTTCGTTGGACAACGACAAATTAGATAATCTTCTCGTTACTGAAGATGACACTTTGACTGCTTCAGTTGCTACCTTGCAAATGCTTAATATCCCCACTTCAGGTACTTCTGTAATTTTGGTGGGTAAAATTAGCCAACCAACTACTGGTAGTATAAAGTCTACTTCATATTTCCGACTTAACCCAGCTGGTATTACCAATGATATTCCTACGAATGCAAATTTCGATTCATTGAACCTTGTCTTGGTACCGAGTTCCAGAAGGATTGTATATGGTGATACCACCAAATTGCTTTCCATTTCTGCGCACCGATTGACCCAATCTTTGGAAACCAAAACAATCGATAACTCATTGACAGGATTACCAACACCGGTATATATTTCAGCACCAGCAATTTTTGGTCAACAAAAATTCAATTATGCTACAGAAGCTTTGGGATCAGTAAATTTCAGACCTAAAGTTAATAAGACTGACACTGTCTCAATGCGCTTGAATGATGCATTGGGTAAAGAGTTTTTCAGCAAGATTAAAGCATCTGATATTGCATTTAATTCAGCATCGAACTTTCAGGAATATTTTAAAGGGTTGAGCTTGGTTCCTGCAGAAACCAATACGGCAATGATCGGATTCTCTGATACGCTTCAAGTTCGAGTAAACTACTCCTTTATTGGTTCAGATGGTTTCAAGAAAAATGGATCTAAAGTACTGAGCCTGTCTGAGAGAACATTGCAGTACAACCATATTGAGAAAAACGTTAGCGGGACCTCATTTGCTGGCCTGACAACAGAAAAACCAATTGAAAGTTCAGCAACATCTGGCGTCACCTATGTTCAAGGTGGTTCTGGAGTTGTTACAGAAATAAAATTCCCTGCACTAAAAGAGTTTTTATTGCAACCAGGAGTCGCAATCAATAAAGCAGAGTTAGAAATAGAACTAGAAACCCCGCATACCGGAATGTTTCCTGCTATTCCAAATCCAATTTTAATGCTCGCAGACTCTAGAGTTGCCGTAAATTATTTGCGTGATCCTTTTGGAAGTGATCCTCAATTTGGTACCTACATAGTAGGGAATAATACAGGTGTAAAGGGGAAGTATCTGTTCAATCTGATTCAATATATTAAATCAGCAACAGAAGCCAATGCTGAGGATAAATCATTATTCTTAACTTTGGCTCCAACAATGGGGTTAGGTTTTACACCTTATACTAGCGTGTTGGCCACAGAAAACAATAAACCGAAAGTTAAATTAAATATCGTATATACAAAATTTAAATAG
- a CDS encoding Kelch repeat-containing protein: protein MNKRNWLVLLLIGAFAITTFNSCKKEDAEETDSGPTEWEKSIVFTGKPRNGAATFTINDVAYLVGGQMKNNEILSDSYSFDGNAWSKKADFTGPKRHSAVGFEVAGKGYIGLGYGTDGETTGALKDFYQFDPASNTWKKVADFPGEARHSAIAFTLGNAAYVGLGRIDATDETFSDIYKYDPASNTWSEIQTSFSNKKGDAFAFVINNVAYVGGGYSNGVPTEDFYSFDGKTWTKKKALNADNKDARRFRAGAFAIGSNGYVVSGRSQTGVVSTVWKYNPSDDSWTDGSQQLPSPREKAVAFALKGKGYITTGSSGTTFFDDTYVFTPVR from the coding sequence ATGAATAAGAGAAATTGGCTTGTACTACTTTTGATAGGAGCCTTCGCAATTACTACTTTTAACTCGTGTAAGAAAGAGGACGCAGAAGAAACAGACTCTGGTCCTACAGAATGGGAGAAATCAATTGTTTTTACTGGTAAACCAAGAAATGGTGCTGCAACATTTACCATCAATGATGTAGCTTATTTAGTAGGTGGCCAAATGAAAAACAATGAGATATTAAGTGACTCTTATTCATTTGACGGAAATGCATGGTCTAAAAAGGCTGATTTTACAGGTCCTAAAAGACATAGCGCTGTAGGTTTTGAAGTTGCTGGAAAAGGATATATTGGATTAGGATATGGAACTGATGGCGAAACCACAGGTGCTTTGAAAGATTTCTACCAATTTGATCCAGCATCAAATACTTGGAAAAAAGTGGCTGATTTCCCGGGTGAAGCTCGTCACTCAGCTATAGCATTTACTTTAGGAAATGCTGCATACGTAGGATTAGGTAGAATTGATGCTACTGACGAAACATTCTCGGATATTTACAAATATGATCCGGCTTCAAATACATGGTCTGAAATCCAAACTTCATTCAGCAACAAAAAAGGCGATGCTTTTGCATTCGTAATTAATAATGTTGCTTATGTTGGTGGTGGTTACTCTAATGGAGTTCCTACTGAAGATTTCTATTCTTTTGATGGAAAAACTTGGACTAAGAAAAAAGCATTAAATGCTGATAACAAAGACGCTAGACGTTTCAGAGCTGGTGCATTTGCAATCGGAAGCAATGGTTATGTTGTGAGCGGTCGTTCTCAAACTGGAGTTGTTTCAACAGTTTGGAAATACAACCCTTCAGATGATTCATGGACTGATGGTAGCCAACAATTGCCTTCACCACGTGAAAAAGCTGTAGCATTCGCGTTGAAAGGAAAAGGTTATATCACTACTGGAAGTAGCGGTACAACTTTCTTCGATGACACTTACGTGTTTACACCTGTTAGATAA
- a CDS encoding aspartate-semialdehyde dehydrogenase, with amino-acid sequence MKVAVVGATGLVGSEMLTVLAERNFPVTELIPVASERSKGKEIEFKGKKYKVVTASEAIALKPDVAIFSAGGGTSTEYAPLFAEAGITVIDNSSAWRMDPTKKLVVPEVNGDVLTADDKIIANPNCSTIQMVVVLKPLHEKYKIKRVVVSTYQSVTGTGVKAVDQLMNERKGIEGEKAYPYQIDLNVIPQIDVFQDNGYTKEEMKMILETNKIMGDDSIKVTATTVRIPVIGGHSESVNIEFENEFDLADVRAALEAQEGVVVVDNPANLEYPMPKDAHGKDEVFVGRIRRDETQDKTLNLWIVADNLRKGAATNAVQVAELLHSKGLI; translated from the coding sequence ATGAAAGTTGCAGTAGTAGGCGCGACAGGATTAGTCGGGTCAGAAATGTTGACAGTATTAGCGGAGCGAAATTTCCCCGTAACAGAATTGATTCCAGTAGCTTCTGAAAGAAGCAAGGGTAAAGAAATCGAATTCAAGGGAAAGAAGTATAAGGTGGTTACTGCATCTGAAGCTATTGCACTTAAACCTGATGTTGCAATATTCTCCGCTGGAGGCGGCACCTCAACAGAATATGCGCCTTTGTTCGCAGAGGCTGGAATCACAGTGATCGATAACTCTTCAGCGTGGCGTATGGACCCTACTAAAAAATTAGTGGTACCTGAAGTTAATGGAGACGTATTAACTGCGGACGATAAAATCATTGCAAATCCTAACTGTTCGACCATACAAATGGTTGTCGTATTAAAACCATTGCACGAAAAATATAAAATCAAACGTGTGGTAGTTTCTACTTACCAATCTGTTACGGGTACTGGTGTGAAAGCAGTAGACCAATTGATGAATGAGCGTAAAGGTATTGAAGGAGAGAAGGCTTATCCTTATCAAATCGACCTGAATGTTATTCCTCAGATTGACGTATTCCAAGATAATGGATATACCAAAGAGGAAATGAAGATGATCCTAGAGACAAACAAGATTATGGGCGACGACTCCATCAAGGTTACTGCGACTACTGTACGTATCCCAGTAATTGGCGGTCACTCAGAGTCGGTAAATATTGAATTTGAAAATGAATTTGACTTAGCAGATGTTCGTGCTGCATTAGAAGCGCAGGAAGGCGTGGTTGTTGTAGATAATCCTGCTAATTTGGAATACCCTATGCCTAAAGATGCACATGGCAAAGATGAGGTTTTTGTAGGTCGTATCCGTAGAGATGAGACTCAAGATAAAACTCTAAATCTTTGGATCGTTGCAGACAACCTTCGCAAAGGTGCCGCTACAAATGCAGTTCAGGTTGCTGAACTCCTTCATTCCAAAGGCTTAATTTAA
- a CDS encoding NAD-dependent epimerase/dehydratase family protein: MKEVILMIGANGQIGSELAAALRVKFGNENVITSDIREPKEIAAGEIFETLNVLDKEAIKALILKYKPTQIYLLAAMLSATGEQYPQKAWDLNMNGLLNVLDLAVELGIKKIFWPSSIAVFGPHSPKIDTPQYCVMDPNSIYGISKLAGERLCEYYHNKYGLDIRSIRYPGIISWRTEPGGGTTDYAVHIFFEAIRQGKYTSFLSESTELPMLYMDDAVRGTIELMDAPSDSLKIRSSYNLAGVSFTPKQIAEEIKKILPNFEISYSDNDPRQAIADSWPKSINDDEARADWGWQPTFDLAGMTKDMLENLKTKLK, encoded by the coding sequence ATGAAAGAAGTCATTTTGATGATCGGAGCCAATGGACAAATTGGTTCTGAATTAGCAGCCGCATTAAGAGTTAAGTTTGGCAACGAGAATGTTATCACCTCAGATATCAGAGAGCCCAAAGAAATCGCAGCAGGCGAAATCTTTGAAACTTTAAACGTCTTAGATAAAGAAGCTATCAAAGCTTTGATATTAAAATATAAACCTACGCAGATTTATTTATTGGCAGCGATGCTTTCGGCAACCGGAGAGCAATATCCACAGAAAGCATGGGATCTAAACATGAATGGACTGTTGAATGTCCTGGATTTAGCAGTCGAACTAGGCATTAAAAAAATCTTTTGGCCAAGTTCTATCGCTGTATTTGGTCCTCATTCACCAAAAATCGATACCCCTCAATATTGCGTTATGGATCCTAACAGTATCTACGGGATCAGTAAATTGGCAGGGGAGCGTTTATGTGAATATTATCACAATAAATATGGATTAGATATCCGCAGTATCCGCTATCCTGGTATTATTTCTTGGAGAACGGAACCCGGAGGAGGTACTACGGATTATGCTGTACATATCTTTTTTGAGGCTATTCGTCAAGGGAAATATACTTCTTTCTTGTCAGAAAGCACGGAGCTTCCGATGTTATACATGGATGACGCTGTACGTGGTACAATTGAGCTAATGGACGCGCCATCAGATAGTTTAAAAATTCGTTCAAGCTATAATTTGGCGGGAGTAAGTTTCACTCCGAAACAAATTGCTGAAGAAATTAAAAAAATTCTCCCTAATTTTGAAATCTCCTATTCAGACAATGATCCACGTCAGGCAATTGCTGATTCATGGCCTAAGAGCATCAATGATGATGAAGCAAGAGCAGACTGGGGCTGGCAGCCAACATTTGATCTGGCAGGGATGACAAAAGACATGCTGGAGAATCTTAAAACAAAACTAAAATAA
- a CDS encoding DeoR/GlpR family DNA-binding transcription regulator, which yields MLKEERQAYIIHQINIHNKVLSSDLSVQLNVSEDTIRRDLNELAESGKVLKVYGGALSKSFQYPFQEGNVYAKEAKKEIASKAISLIQSGMTILVGGGTSMIELARLVPKDIQCTFFTISPLVALELAEKENLEVFLLGGKLSRNTNVVSGSQVINELSDIKVDLCLLGTNSLSVEEGVTDSDWEVVQIKKAMIKSSQKLGVLSIVEKLNSNQKLRVCQLKDITYLITDLNPKHPSLEEFSKQITVI from the coding sequence ATGTTAAAAGAAGAAAGGCAAGCATATATTATACACCAAATCAACATACACAATAAAGTATTATCTTCTGATCTGAGTGTTCAATTAAATGTTTCAGAGGACACTATCCGTCGTGATTTGAATGAGTTGGCAGAAAGTGGAAAGGTACTTAAGGTATATGGTGGTGCATTATCAAAATCTTTCCAATATCCATTTCAGGAAGGAAATGTATATGCTAAGGAAGCGAAGAAGGAAATTGCATCCAAAGCTATTTCTTTGATTCAAAGTGGTATGACCATTCTTGTGGGGGGTGGTACCAGTATGATTGAATTGGCTAGATTGGTTCCAAAAGATATTCAATGTACGTTCTTTACCATTAGCCCATTGGTTGCTTTGGAATTAGCTGAGAAAGAAAATTTAGAAGTGTTCTTGTTAGGAGGGAAACTCTCCAGAAATACCAATGTAGTATCTGGGTCCCAAGTTATCAATGAACTGTCAGATATTAAAGTGGATCTATGTCTATTAGGGACAAATAGCCTATCGGTCGAAGAAGGTGTAACTGATTCAGATTGGGAAGTCGTGCAGATAAAAAAGGCAATGATAAAATCTTCACAGAAATTAGGAGTGTTGAGTATTGTTGAGAAATTGAATTCTAATCAAAAACTTAGGGTTTGTCAATTAAAAGATATTACTTACCTGATAACAGATTTAAACCCTAAACATCCAAGTTTAGAAGAGTTCAGTAAACAGATTACCGTTATCTAA
- a CDS encoding CapA family protein, translating into MQASKKHKFIFVGDVVCEKKPHFSEELQNLFRSAEIRSCNFEAPIAGFGKPIDKTGPLVSQNSEAPQWIQELGFNCFSLANNHINDYGKEALLKTMDQFPKDEILGVGNEKDAYSLNTKTIDGVSYGFLAYGENGYGALNGDREFGHAWVNAKRVNNDIQEFKKQVDILIVQIHAGVELLDVPIPEWKERYHELIDLGADVIIAHHPHVVQGIEEYKGKFIAYSLGNFYFDYPSNHPQWNTGGLLEIIFEEKKLSAFKFRLVEKKGQSVELKDETSSNNFINPLSERLKGKDYEEYVNIKAVVDWENHHASYYAKPFNGLADYSLGKLLKHVKRSIFNREVNHNLIWHNLFIESNKWLVERAIRIKTFGKNRS; encoded by the coding sequence ATGCAAGCATCAAAAAAGCATAAATTCATCTTTGTTGGAGATGTGGTTTGCGAGAAAAAACCGCACTTTTCTGAGGAATTGCAGAACCTTTTCCGTTCTGCAGAAATTAGGTCTTGCAATTTTGAAGCTCCAATAGCGGGTTTTGGAAAACCAATCGACAAAACCGGGCCCCTTGTTTCCCAGAATTCAGAAGCACCCCAATGGATCCAGGAATTGGGATTCAATTGCTTCTCTTTAGCCAATAATCATATCAATGATTATGGTAAAGAGGCACTATTGAAAACAATGGACCAATTTCCAAAGGATGAAATATTAGGTGTAGGAAATGAAAAGGATGCCTATAGCTTGAATACAAAAACAATCGATGGTGTGAGTTATGGATTCTTAGCCTATGGTGAAAATGGTTATGGTGCCTTGAATGGTGACCGAGAATTTGGGCATGCCTGGGTAAATGCAAAAAGAGTAAACAACGATATACAAGAATTCAAAAAACAGGTAGATATCCTAATCGTTCAAATTCATGCTGGAGTTGAATTATTGGATGTTCCTATTCCAGAATGGAAAGAAAGGTATCACGAGCTGATAGATTTGGGAGCTGATGTTATCATTGCTCACCACCCGCACGTTGTCCAAGGCATAGAAGAATATAAAGGCAAATTCATCGCATACAGCTTAGGAAATTTCTATTTTGATTATCCCTCAAATCATCCTCAATGGAATACTGGCGGGCTATTGGAAATTATATTTGAAGAAAAGAAATTATCAGCATTTAAGTTCCGTCTTGTTGAGAAAAAAGGCCAATCTGTAGAGTTAAAAGATGAAACAAGTTCCAATAACTTCATAAATCCTCTCTCTGAAAGATTAAAAGGCAAGGATTATGAAGAATATGTCAATATAAAAGCGGTAGTGGATTGGGAAAATCATCATGCCTCTTATTATGCGAAACCATTTAACGGACTAGCGGATTACAGCTTAGGCAAACTGTTGAAACATGTTAAGAGGTCTATCTTCAATCGTGAGGTCAATCATAACTTAATTTGGCACAATCTATTTATAGAAAGCAACAAATGGCTCGTAGAAAGAGCCATTCGCATAAAAACTTTTGGTAAAAACAGATCTTAG
- a CDS encoding lipopolysaccharide biosynthesis protein, which produces MSENTKNITIKGLFWNALDRFGNQAIVTIVGIITARILMPEDFGVVAVLMIFSIIATAFVDSGLATSLVRSKVVEEKDYSTMFVFNLAISVVLYFILFFSAPLIEKYNEIEGLTLYSRILFLQIIVHSFGIVQYVKILKKFQFQLTARVNVLSILFAGILVIAIALMGYGVWALLLQPVFYSLFRTIMLWMWGDWKFNLTFSPDSLKNHFSFSLSFMVSNMLGKVLSPFYSFFIGKHYSLDDTGYYFTGNKWGETPGQTITAIIQGTTLSTLTPIQDDKPRFLNASRKTMSSLAFILVPISFLAICVAKPGFIFFLTDTWIPSVVLFQILCFAGIFTSITDLNVNFLNIKGRSKFFLSLEIIKVTSALLLLYFTIEHGLTTIAVGLLTVRILCYIIAGIMSGKVYGYNLLLQIKDLLPSVIISAIAAAVAYLPLYYNLLQHNLALVIVQSIIFAIIYIGINHIMKNHIWMEILSLLKKKLVKKS; this is translated from the coding sequence ATGAGCGAAAACACGAAAAACATCACCATCAAAGGACTATTCTGGAATGCCCTAGATAGGTTTGGAAACCAAGCTATCGTTACGATAGTAGGTATTATCACCGCTAGGATATTGATGCCGGAGGATTTTGGTGTTGTGGCAGTCCTTATGATCTTTTCGATTATTGCTACCGCATTTGTCGACAGTGGGTTAGCAACATCCCTGGTAAGGTCTAAAGTCGTTGAAGAAAAAGATTATTCTACAATGTTTGTTTTCAACCTCGCCATCAGTGTTGTCCTTTATTTCATCCTATTTTTTTCGGCACCATTAATAGAAAAATACAATGAAATTGAAGGCCTTACACTCTATTCTAGGATATTATTTCTTCAGATCATAGTGCATTCTTTTGGAATTGTTCAATATGTAAAAATCCTCAAGAAGTTCCAGTTTCAGCTCACCGCGAGAGTCAATGTACTATCCATCTTATTTGCTGGAATATTGGTGATAGCAATAGCTTTAATGGGTTATGGTGTATGGGCATTATTGCTTCAGCCCGTATTTTATTCATTATTTAGGACAATTATGCTCTGGATGTGGGGCGATTGGAAGTTTAATCTCACATTTAGCCCTGATTCTTTAAAAAATCATTTTTCATTCTCCTTGTCATTTATGGTTTCCAATATGTTAGGAAAGGTTCTTTCTCCATTCTATTCCTTTTTCATTGGAAAACACTATAGCTTGGATGACACTGGATATTATTTCACTGGCAATAAATGGGGCGAAACTCCTGGTCAAACCATTACAGCAATTATTCAAGGAACGACACTTTCAACGCTTACTCCCATTCAGGACGATAAACCCAGATTTCTAAATGCTTCAAGAAAAACCATGTCTTCATTGGCTTTTATCTTGGTACCTATTAGTTTTTTGGCAATCTGTGTTGCTAAACCTGGTTTTATTTTCTTCCTTACAGATACATGGATCCCATCTGTAGTTTTGTTTCAGATCTTATGTTTCGCAGGAATATTCACATCCATTACTGACTTGAATGTTAATTTTCTGAATATAAAAGGAAGATCAAAATTCTTCCTTTCCCTTGAAATCATTAAAGTCACATCCGCATTACTATTGCTCTATTTTACCATTGAACATGGCTTAACCACGATTGCTGTGGGTTTATTAACTGTACGCATCCTTTGTTATATCATTGCTGGCATAATGAGTGGAAAAGTATATGGTTATAACCTTTTGCTTCAGATTAAAGATTTACTGCCTTCAGTGATTATTTCTGCCATAGCCGCTGCTGTTGCTTACTTACCCTTATATTACAACCTATTGCAACATAATTTAGCTTTAGTCATCGTACAAAGCATTATCTTCGCAATAATATATATTGGCATCAACCATATAATGAAAAATCATATATGGATGGAAATATTGAGTTTATTAAAAAAGAAATTAGTTAAAAAGTCTTAA
- a CDS encoding glycosyltransferase: MLAPIALFVYNRPTHTRKTLAALEANTLAEDSEIYIFSDGAKTAQDVDAVNQVRSIIREPWKFKHIFIIERSQNKGLANSIIEGVTQVVQKHGRIIVLEDDLETSVYALQYFNDALNQYEDQEKVMEISGYMYPVEKPKKLPQSFFFRVANSWGWATWDRAWKHFNPDIEELTKGFTRKDKKAFSVDGSENFWKQVKQFKAGKINSWAIRWNLSVYNQGGLALYPRYSFIQNTGTDGSGTHSDVDKVYRVELSKKPVRKFPVIIEEDPLAYDAIKHFYKNRKGTFFERLAKFLEKKLLERRMRKVKH, encoded by the coding sequence ATGTTAGCACCGATCGCATTATTTGTTTATAATAGACCCACACATACTAGGAAAACCTTAGCAGCATTAGAAGCCAATACGTTGGCGGAGGATTCTGAGATTTATATTTTTTCAGACGGTGCAAAGACGGCTCAAGATGTTGATGCAGTGAATCAAGTTCGTTCCATTATCCGTGAACCTTGGAAATTCAAACATATTTTTATCATAGAACGATCTCAAAATAAAGGTCTTGCTAACAGTATTATTGAAGGAGTAACACAGGTTGTTCAAAAGCACGGACGAATTATTGTGTTGGAAGATGACCTTGAGACTTCTGTTTATGCTCTTCAATATTTCAATGATGCCTTGAACCAATATGAAGACCAAGAAAAAGTGATGGAAATTTCTGGTTATATGTATCCTGTAGAAAAGCCTAAAAAATTGCCGCAATCATTTTTCTTCAGGGTAGCAAATAGTTGGGGCTGGGCAACATGGGATAGAGCATGGAAGCATTTCAACCCTGATATAGAAGAATTGACAAAAGGATTCACCAGAAAAGACAAGAAGGCATTCAGTGTTGACGGTTCGGAAAATTTTTGGAAACAAGTCAAACAATTTAAAGCTGGAAAGATAAATTCTTGGGCCATTCGGTGGAACCTTTCTGTTTATAATCAAGGCGGATTGGCATTATACCCTAGATATTCTTTTATCCAGAATACAGGGACAGACGGCTCCGGTACTCATTCTGATGTGGATAAAGTTTATCGAGTAGAATTGTCCAAAAAACCTGTCCGTAAGTTTCCTGTCATCATTGAAGAAGATCCATTGGCTTATGATGCCATCAAACATTTCTACAAGAATAGAAAAGGCACCTTTTTTGAAAGATTGGCCAAATTCCTTGAAAAGAAATTGTTAGAACGCAGAATGCGTAAGGTGAAACATTAG
- a CDS encoding FkbM family methyltransferase, which produces MSKLKQAILKNFPIHKFFHARSFSQEGEDMVIRGFYEGRKNYKGFFVDVGAHHPYRFSNTMYFYKKGWRGINIEPSPEAMKWFKWFRSKDINLNIGISESPQELTYYCFNEPALNGFSKEVSEKRDGLNSKYHLVKTIPVPTLPLKDVLHKYVPKGKKIDFLSVDAEGFDLIVLNSNDWETYRPTFVLVEEELAIAELEKSEVYQLMLQKKYALVAKTKRTLFFKNLEKN; this is translated from the coding sequence ATGTCAAAACTAAAGCAGGCGATTTTAAAAAACTTCCCGATTCATAAATTCTTTCATGCTCGATCTTTTTCTCAAGAAGGGGAAGATATGGTAATCCGCGGCTTCTATGAAGGGAGAAAAAATTATAAGGGCTTTTTTGTAGATGTTGGTGCACACCATCCTTACCGCTTTTCCAATACGATGTATTTCTATAAAAAAGGGTGGCGAGGAATAAATATTGAACCTTCTCCCGAAGCCATGAAATGGTTCAAATGGTTCCGCAGCAAGGACATAAACTTGAATATAGGTATTAGTGAAAGCCCTCAGGAATTGACTTATTATTGTTTTAATGAGCCCGCACTCAATGGATTTTCAAAGGAGGTTTCAGAAAAAAGAGATGGGTTAAATTCCAAATATCATCTTGTTAAAACCATCCCAGTTCCAACCCTTCCACTAAAAGATGTACTCCATAAATATGTTCCCAAAGGAAAGAAAATAGATTTTCTATCGGTTGATGCCGAAGGTTTTGATCTTATTGTTTTAAACAGCAATGATTGGGAAACTTATAGACCAACATTTGTGTTGGTTGAAGAAGAGCTTGCTATTGCTGAATTAGAAAAATCTGAGGTCTATCAACTGATGTTACAGAAAAAGTATGCACTTGTGGCTAAGACCAAAAGAACATTATTCTTTAAGAATCTAGAGAAAAACTAA
- a CDS encoding glycosyltransferase, whose translation MAYPKVSIITIVYNNVRDIGYTLSSVDQQTYPNIEYIVVDGKSNDGTLEVIEQYKDTISKLVSEKDNGIYDAMNKRLVHGNW comes from the coding sequence ATGGCTTATCCTAAAGTTTCTATTATTACCATTGTCTACAATAACGTTCGAGATATTGGCTATACGCTTTCATCGGTAGATCAGCAGACTTATCCCAACATTGAATATATTGTGGTGGATGGTAAGTCAAATGATGGGACTTTGGAGGTCATTGAACAGTATAAAGACACCATTAGCAAATTGGTTTCTGAGAAGGACAACGGAATTTATGATGCGATGAACAAAAGGCTTGTCCATGGCAACTGGTGA
- a CDS encoding DUF3820 family protein, with protein MAKQETNFSTLISWLNWQTQKMPFGKYQGYLMVHLPEAYLAWFKQKGFPPGKMGVMLETLYEIKLNGLTYLLTPLIKK; from the coding sequence ATGGCAAAACAAGAGACTAATTTTTCGACCCTAATCTCTTGGTTGAATTGGCAAACACAAAAAATGCCATTCGGAAAATATCAGGGATATTTAATGGTTCATTTACCAGAAGCTTATTTAGCCTGGTTCAAACAAAAAGGTTTTCCACCCGGTAAAATGGGGGTTATGTTGGAGACTTTATATGAAATTAAGCTCAATGGCCTGACCTATTTATTGACTCCTTTGATCAAAAAGTGA